A segment of the Thermodesulfobacteriota bacterium genome:
TCCGGGATGGCGGCCCGGCTGGTCCAGCGGCTGCTTGCGTTTTCCCGGAAGCAGGTCATCGAGCCGAAGATCATGAACCTGAACGATCACATCGCCGAGATACAGCGCATGCTGGTCCGCCTCATCGGGGAGAAGATCGAGCTGCGGACCGTCGCGGAGGAGCGCCTCGGCCTTGTGAAGTTCGACCCGGGGCAGTTCGAGCAGATCCTGGTCAATCTCGTGGTGAATTCGAGGGACGCGATGCCGGAAGGGGGAAGGATCGCCATTGAAACGGCGAACGTGGACCTCGACGACGGTTACTGCTCCAGGCACCCGTACGTCCGGCCGGGGCGTTACGTCATGATGGCGGTGTCCGACACGGGGCACGGGATGACCGAAGAGGTCAGGACGCATATTTTCGAGCCGTTTTTCACCACGAAGGACAAGGGAAGCGGAACGGGACTCGGCCTGGCGATGATCTACGGGTCGGTGAAGCAGGAGGGCGGATCGATCGAGGTGTATTCGGAACCGGGCCTGGGAACGACCTTCAAGGTCTACCTGCCGAGGGTCGAAGCCGTTTTGGAGCAGCCGAAGAAGGAAAAGCCTCCGGACGAGGGGCGCGCGCCCTCGGAAACCGTCCTCGTCGTCGAGGACGACGACATGGTGCGGAAGATCTGCGTCAGGACGCTGGCCGGGCGCGGATATCGGGTCCTGGAAGCGTCCGGCGGCAAGGAGGCGCTTGCGGCCCTCAACGGCCATCCCGGACGGATCGACATGCTGCTGACCGACGTCGTCATGCCGGGAATGAACGGCCCGGAGCTGGCCAGGCGCCTGCGCGAATGCTACCCCGAGGCCGTGGTTCTTTTCGCTTCCGGATACACCGAGGACACCATCACCCATCAGGGCGTGCTGGAAGACGGATTGCATTTCATCAACAAGCCGTACACCCCGGCGGCACTCGCGATGAAAGTCCGGCAGGTGCTCGACCGGGAAAGGTGAGGAGAATCCGGAAAGGCATGAAATACAAGCTGGCGGATCTCCTGGATATTCCCGCCCTCCAG
Coding sequences within it:
- a CDS encoding ATP-binding protein is translated as SGMAARLVQRLLAFSRKQVIEPKIMNLNDHIAEIQRMLVRLIGEKIELRTVAEERLGLVKFDPGQFEQILVNLVVNSRDAMPEGGRIAIETANVDLDDGYCSRHPYVRPGRYVMMAVSDTGHGMTEEVRTHIFEPFFTTKDKGSGTGLGLAMIYGSVKQEGGSIEVYSEPGLGTTFKVYLPRVEAVLEQPKKEKPPDEGRAPSETVLVVEDDDMVRKICVRTLAGRGYRVLEASGGKEALAALNGHPGRIDMLLTDVVMPGMNGPELARRLRECYPEAVVLFASGYTEDTITHQGVLEDGLHFINKPYTPAALAMKVRQVLDRER